CCACTTCGACGAGCGAGCCACGCAGGAAATGGGGGGCCGCCCCGGTGACGCGGACCGTGGCGTACGTGCCCGGGCGCAGCCGCGCAGTCGAGGCGAAGTGCACCAGCTTGTTCTGGCGCGTGCGGCCAGTGGTCATCGACGCGTCGCGCTTGGACGGACCTTCCACCAGCACTTCTTCGGTACGCCCGACACGCGCTTCGTGGCGGGCCAGCCCGGACCGCTCCACGACGACCCGCAGACGGTCGAAGCGATCGCGCACGACGGTGGGGTCGACGCACTGGTCCACCCGTTCGGCCGCCTCCGTGCCGGGACGCGGCGAGTAGATGAACGTGTACGCACTGTCGTAGTCGGCTACCGCGGCCACCTCGAGCGTGCGCTCGAAGTCGTCGTCGGTCTCGCCCGGGAAGCCGACGATGATGTCGGTGGTCACGGCCAGGTCGGGGATCGCGGCCCGAGCCGCTGCCAGCTTCTCGAGATAGCGCTGGCCGGTGTAACCACGGTGCATCAGGGCGAGCACGCGGTCGCTGCCGGACTGGAGCGGCAAGTGGAGGTGCTCGCACACTGAGGGTGTCTCGGCCATGGCTGCGATGGTCTCGGGCCGGAGATCCTTGGGGTGGGGGCTCGTGTAGCGGACACGCCGGATGCCATCGACGTCGCCGACCGCCCTCAGCAGCTCCGAGAACAGCGGCCGGATCCGTACGTCATCACCCGCCCGGCGGCGAGCCACCGCCAGATCGCGGCCGTATGAGTTGACGTTCTGACCGAGGAGGGTGACCTCGGAGACGCCGTCGGCCGCCAGCCGTTCGACTTCGGCCACGATCTCGTCGAACCCCCGGCTGATCTCGGGTCCCCGCACCGCCGGCACGATGCAGAACGCACAGTGGTTGTCGCACCCGATCTGGATCGTGACCCAAGCGGCGTGCCCCTGCTCGCGCCGCGCGGGCAGCGCGGACGGGAACAGCTCGTGATCCTCGGCGACGGTCTCGGACAAGATCTCGGTGACGGGACCCGAATCCCTGGCCACGTGCAACAGGTCGGCTGCCCGGTGCACGTTGTGGGTGCCGAAGACGACATCGACGTGCGGGGCGCGTTCACGGATGCGCTCCTGGTCCTTTTGCGCCAGGCAGCCGCCCACCATGATCTCGAGATCGGGGCGTTCGGCCTTGCGAGCTTTGAGGTGCCCCAGCGCGCCATACAGCTTGTTGTCGGCGTTCTCGCGGATGCAGCACGTGTTGAGCACCAACACGTCGGCGTCGTCGGGCGACGCGGCACGGACCAGACCGTCGGCCTCCAAGAGCCCGGCGATCCGCTCCGAGTCGTGCTCGTTCATCTGACACCCGTACGTCTGGACGTGGTACGTGCGGGCAGGGGTGGGATCCGCAGACATGGCGGCACGAGTCTACGAGCAGCGGCCCGGCCCCCCGGAAGCGATGCGGCGCGTGCGGTCAGGCGTGGTGCGGTACGAGCAGGCTGTCGTCGAGCTCCACGCCGCCGTCCGCCGTGTCGGGCCGGCCCTCGATCGAGAGGCGGATGGCCGTCCGACGCTGCCCGTCGATCTCGATGTCGGCGAAGCTCGGCGCGCAGACGAGGTCGAGATGCGAGTCGTGCAGGAATCCCCGTGCGATCGCCACCGCTTTGATCGCCTGGTTGAGCGCCCCCGCTCCGACGACCTGGACCT
This region of Acidimicrobiales bacterium genomic DNA includes:
- the miaB gene encoding tRNA (N6-isopentenyl adenosine(37)-C2)-methylthiotransferase MiaB, producing the protein MSADPTPARTYHVQTYGCQMNEHDSERIAGLLEADGLVRAASPDDADVLVLNTCCIRENADNKLYGALGHLKARKAERPDLEIMVGGCLAQKDQERIRERAPHVDVVFGTHNVHRAADLLHVARDSGPVTEILSETVAEDHELFPSALPARREQGHAAWVTIQIGCDNHCAFCIVPAVRGPEISRGFDEIVAEVERLAADGVSEVTLLGQNVNSYGRDLAVARRRAGDDVRIRPLFSELLRAVGDVDGIRRVRYTSPHPKDLRPETIAAMAETPSVCEHLHLPLQSGSDRVLALMHRGYTGQRYLEKLAAARAAIPDLAVTTDIIVGFPGETDDDFERTLEVAAVADYDSAYTFIYSPRPGTEAAERVDQCVDPTVVRDRFDRLRVVVERSGLARHEARVGRTEEVLVEGPSKRDASMTTGRTRQNKLVHFASTARLRPGTYATVRVTGAAPHFLRGSLVEVVEPARHRTRIPVVAG